The following coding sequences lie in one Tichowtungia aerotolerans genomic window:
- a CDS encoding autotransporter domain-containing protein: protein MARLIITVTIILIGVSKIWAGNIYVDGEWTVDSGPVYGPTDNIFVGYYGNGQLIITNTGAVHDYTGCVGYAPQAAGTVIVTGAGSVWSNSSWLSVGEYGTGTLNIKDGGAAYSYDGYVGYAPGSTGQVTVDGAGSTWINSSWLSVGEYGTGTLMITNGGAVYNYDGYVGYTPYGTGTVTVTGLGSAWLNASVLLVGAGGSGTLNIEDGGTVYNTEGYVGFDSDSRALVTGDGSTWINSSWLSVGEYGIGELVISNGGTVFSSEGYVGYNSGATGTVTVTGSGSVWSNAGYLGMGDFGSGTLNVENGGAVYNSDGCLGFYTDAEGQAVVTGSGSIWSNSADLYVGGYGTGQLTVSDGGAVYNDFGYIGYQAGSTGSVMVTGSDSAWYSDGLFVGDRYGNGSLVITNNGRVEAGVVYVGMNFTNHNGSVYFGTGGSLDADTLYFSPEDFYGTGTVTVRGVLSDMDVVFDGSSLATNMAGDVTVLTDAQNMTGVLGAGWKGDGSLLITNGVVVSSRAGMLGFNKGSFGSAVITGSNSVWNTESLRIAHMGNGEMTIENGGSVFSDTGIIGRDGTAGTVNVIGVGSVWSNRYALRVGSWGEGSLIISNGAAVYSDYADLASRGGTGRVHISGTGSMWKNAGDVYLAAVDETTIPTNRPIQLPDLGPAYLTVDHAGVVDIGGSLFAGMNSTVALAGGAQLHVGGDATFAAGSLLDFKLSDEDGTGKMTVDGTLINEGAKVKLTSSEALKLYSEYELIAAGSIEDLFGLFDTNDVLSVYDFSLSSTATNVLATVHGLKLQETDTPSVAKASAASANVVMHNVSKHAGIARTLLREEQSSDSSTPEGPSGPSALLASGEWTGYMRQFNDFGGQKSEGSLDGFDWQTSGYLAGVEKRINPQLIIGFGAGQAWTDLDGKRGSGGGSTDMFMTSLYGNWFNENAYCEFGLLYARADNDTERTDTALDHYTGNYDSAMFGGWIEAGWLTRKTQAIELEPYIRSTYISGHQDEYTDQGGPSPLTVRANGTDNWQIEGGARLSRKWELENSKPLRLELKAGVQCELLDNSVTVNTEVIGVGQRASSPEADRAALILGARADLGLTDALHIGIGYEPSFSGNWQNHLIDFTLKYEF from the coding sequence ATGGCGCGTTTGATTATCACGGTAACTATCATTCTGATCGGGGTATCAAAGATCTGGGCCGGAAATATTTATGTTGATGGCGAATGGACCGTTGACTCCGGTCCGGTTTATGGACCAACAGATAATATCTTTGTTGGTTATTATGGAAATGGGCAATTGATTATTACCAACACTGGTGCGGTTCACGATTATACGGGATGTGTTGGATATGCTCCTCAAGCTGCGGGAACAGTGATTGTGACTGGCGCCGGTTCGGTTTGGTCGAACTCCAGCTGGCTATCCGTTGGTGAATACGGCACCGGAACGCTGAATATCAAGGATGGCGGAGCAGCTTATAGTTACGATGGATATGTTGGATATGCTCCCGGATCAACGGGGCAAGTGACTGTAGATGGAGCCGGATCAACCTGGATTAACTCCAGCTGGCTTTCGGTTGGAGAATATGGAACCGGAACGCTGATGATCACGAATGGCGGTGCTGTTTATAATTATGATGGATATGTCGGGTACACTCCTTATGGAACCGGAACAGTAACAGTCACCGGCTTAGGCTCTGCTTGGTTGAATGCCAGCGTGTTGCTGGTTGGAGCGGGAGGTTCCGGAACACTGAACATTGAGGACGGTGGTACGGTTTACAATACCGAGGGGTATGTTGGATTTGATTCAGACTCAAGAGCATTGGTAACGGGAGACGGATCGACCTGGATCAATTCCAGCTGGCTTTCCGTCGGCGAATACGGCATCGGAGAGCTTGTGATCAGTAACGGCGGCACTGTTTTTTCAAGTGAAGGATATGTTGGGTATAATTCAGGCGCAACCGGTACGGTGACAGTGACCGGTTCGGGATCTGTTTGGTCGAACGCCGGGTATCTGGGAATGGGCGATTTCGGAAGCGGAACACTGAATGTTGAAAACGGCGGTGCGGTTTATAACAGCGACGGATGTCTTGGATTTTATACAGATGCCGAAGGACAGGCTGTTGTCACCGGAAGCGGTTCGATTTGGTCCAACTCCGCAGATCTTTATGTTGGAGGGTACGGGACGGGTCAATTAACCGTTTCTGATGGCGGTGCCGTTTATAATGATTTCGGATACATCGGTTATCAGGCCGGATCGACCGGGTCGGTGATGGTGACCGGCAGTGATTCGGCCTGGTACTCTGACGGTCTTTTTGTCGGTGACCGCTACGGTAATGGTTCTCTGGTTATTACGAATAACGGCCGGGTAGAAGCTGGAGTCGTATATGTTGGTATGAACTTCACGAACCACAATGGGTCTGTTTATTTCGGCACCGGGGGATCGCTGGATGCCGATACGCTCTATTTTTCACCGGAAGATTTTTATGGAACCGGAACCGTCACAGTTCGCGGCGTGCTTTCCGATATGGATGTGGTGTTTGACGGTTCTTCGCTGGCAACCAATATGGCTGGTGATGTCACGGTTCTGACCGATGCTCAAAATATGACAGGTGTTTTGGGAGCCGGATGGAAAGGTGACGGGTCGCTGTTGATTACAAATGGTGTTGTGGTCAGCTCGCGTGCGGGAATGTTGGGCTTTAATAAAGGATCATTCGGCTCTGCTGTCATCACCGGATCCAATTCTGTTTGGAATACCGAGTCGCTTCGCATTGCTCATATGGGCAACGGTGAAATGACCATTGAAAACGGCGGGTCTGTTTTTTCGGATACAGGGATTATCGGCAGAGACGGAACCGCGGGAACTGTTAATGTTATTGGAGTCGGCTCAGTGTGGTCCAACCGGTATGCATTGAGAGTGGGTTCATGGGGAGAGGGTTCTTTGATCATTTCGAATGGTGCCGCGGTCTACAGCGATTATGCCGACCTTGCCTCGCGCGGCGGAACCGGCCGGGTGCATATAAGCGGAACCGGATCGATGTGGAAAAATGCTGGAGATGTCTATCTGGCTGCTGTCGACGAGACAACCATTCCAACGAATAGGCCAATACAGCTTCCTGATCTAGGACCTGCATATTTAACCGTTGACCATGCCGGGGTGGTTGATATAGGTGGATCCCTGTTTGCCGGAATGAACAGTACTGTAGCGCTTGCTGGCGGCGCGCAGCTGCACGTCGGTGGGGACGCAACTTTTGCTGCCGGCTCTCTGCTTGACTTTAAACTTTCCGATGAGGACGGAACCGGAAAGATGACCGTGGATGGAACCCTGATTAATGAAGGAGCAAAGGTAAAACTTACGTCATCCGAGGCACTTAAATTATATTCAGAATATGAACTGATTGCTGCAGGCAGCATTGAAGATCTGTTTGGGTTGTTTGACACCAATGATGTTTTGTCGGTTTACGACTTCAGCCTTTCATCAACGGCAACGAATGTTTTAGCAACCGTTCACGGACTGAAGCTTCAGGAAACAGATACGCCTTCCGTGGCGAAGGCGTCTGCCGCATCAGCCAATGTGGTCATGCACAATGTTTCAAAGCATGCCGGCATTGCGCGCACGCTGCTGCGCGAGGAACAATCTTCCGACAGCAGCACTCCGGAAGGTCCTTCCGGACCTTCTGCCCTGCTTGCTTCGGGGGAATGGACCGGTTATATGCGCCAATTCAACGACTTCGGCGGGCAGAAATCCGAAGGCTCTCTGGACGGGTTCGACTGGCAGACTTCCGGGTATCTGGCCGGAGTGGAAAAACGGATTAATCCACAGTTGATCATCGGTTTCGGTGCCGGCCAGGCCTGGACAGATCTGGATGGGAAGCGCGGCTCCGGCGGCGGGTCCACAGACATGTTTATGACATCGCTTTACGGAAACTGGTTTAATGAAAACGCTTATTGCGAATTCGGTCTTCTTTACGCACGAGCCGATAACGATACCGAACGTACTGATACTGCGCTGGATCATTACACCGGAAATTATGATTCGGCCATGTTTGGCGGCTGGATTGAGGCAGGTTGGCTGACCCGCAAAACCCAAGCCATAGAACTTGAGCCGTATATTCGCTCCACCTATATTTCCGGACATCAGGATGAGTACACGGATCAAGGGGGCCCCTCCCCGCTAACCGTCCGTGCGAACGGAACCGACAATTGGCAGATCGAAGGCGGTGCCCGTCTGAGTCGCAAGTGGGAGCTTGAAAATTCCAAGCCGCTTCGGCTTGAGCTCAAAGCGGGCGTGCAATGCGAGCTGCTGGATAACAGTGTAACGGTTAATACAGAAGTCATTGGAGTTGGACAACGTGCGTCCAGCCCGGAGGCGGATCGGGCTGCGCTGATTCTCGGCGCGCGGGCCGATTTAGGGCTGACTGATGCATTGCATATCGGCATTGGCTACGAGCCCTCTTTTTCCGGCAACTGGCAGAACCACTTGATCGATTTTACACTGAAGTATGAGTTCTGA